aatacaccatccaagaagcacttatttcttattttccttttacttttgccAAAAGTGACATTATACAAGTTAATATTCTTGTTCATAGtctatttttgttaaatttctgttttttttatgtcaaaaaataaaaagcttagaTGATGAAATACgacatctttttccttttcatcttcacaATTTAACGAATGGacacttgttgacacctaaaattttgacgatccaatcatttatttattggataaaattagggattaatttttccccaaaaaaatattagaattaaattgcagtatatagttttaggagcattttttttaatcaatgtgaAAACTATGCATAACTAATTCCAACTTTgtgttttgtcaccataaatgCAAGGGCCACAATCTTCGCTAGACTTTGTTTTATTGGTTGACTTGGAAATTTGCATCACCGATGACTCCCGACTTTTTCATTCATATAACTGGGCCTCCTTCACATTGCCAATTAGCAAAAACTTCCATTGCATCATATCAAACGATAGAGACCATTAAGTCTTTGAGCTCCACGAGCATGTTCCgtgttttgcttttcatattgCATGTCCTGCTGTTACTGGAGATGAGTTGCGGTGCGAAGAAGAATCACTTGTGCCCCGCTTCATCTTGCGGTGAGATCCATGACATACACTATCCCTTTCGATTGAAAAGCGACCCAAAACACTGCGCCCGCTCTGAGTATGAGCTAGTTTGTGAAAATAATCGTACCTTTCTATATCTATATGCCGGTCAATATTATGTGAAGTCGATTAACTATTTTGATTTAGATGATTTATATGCTTTTTTTCGGTATAATCACGGTGGTTGACAATGGATTGCTAAAAGGTAATTGCTCGTCCCTCCCACGTCAATCATTGGCGAGGTCCAACTTTAGTTCTCATAATCCATACCGTGGTGGTCTTTCGCCCTTAGCTGATCCGGTGGTCTTCATGAAGTGCTCACAGCCCGTTGCTTCTGCTTTTTATATCAATATTGAACCATGTATTGAGGAAGCATCCCTTTTTTATACACCccctaatttttcccaaatgaagGCATACTCATACGCTTTGTATGGGTCTGATCTACTAATATGGGACATCGAGGATTCTTGCAACATAACCATGATCACTCTCTTATTGAGCCAGGAAGTGGATCGGTATAAACGTGTGAGCCCACCGTTTACGCACCTCCACAACATGATGGCTGAAGGATTCGAACTCTTATATTCTGGATCTTATTCGTCGGAAATATTCCAGATTTGCGCGATAAGTTTCAGATACCGAATGGCGTGGTGCAACCCATATGACTCCTATAAGCTGACTTTCCCTAaagcttttccttctttactctcttactttgtttcttcttcttcatcttcatccttttctTAAATGTTAACTCTACTGAAggatcttttcaaaatttacttGGTGATGTGGCATGTTTCAATTGGATATTGCAATACGTTTGGTTCAATTTATTGAGTCATCACTTTTCTTTGATacccaatttaaaaattgccacattcgtttagtgaaaaagtttagaaatttttttagtagATTGGGCGTGCATTGCTCCTTTATTTTACAACTATGGAGCTTTTCTGGAAGTGACACtatttctgtattttttttttgggccttattcactaaaaaaaaaacccaactttAAATTTAGTCCCGATATGTTtcgaacttttttttatcataaaaaccTAAACTTAGGTCCAGTCCAAATTTGCctcaatcttttctttgtccGGAAAAAAACCTCAATCTTTAGGCCTAATCCCAAATCTACCTCGAActtttttgtctaaaagaaaaaacaccaatttttactctaatcCCAATCTACCCATTAGCTCTTTGTTCAAAAATCGCCGTTAGTCATCCCTAATTTTCATATCTTAGAATAGCTTCATTTGAAAGTACCTTTCCATATCACCTTATTGAAGTGGATTTGTTATTGATGTGGAAATGCCACGTCAAGTTGGGACTAGACCATGGGGGTAAATTTGggaatatattaaaagttggtgattttttaaaacaaaacaaaatttgaggtaaatttgggATTGTAcctaaagtttagggttttttctgAGACAAAAAAGTTCAGGTTGAAATTGGACTAGAACTAAAGGGTTTTCAGGGAATTAGgcatttttttggggaaaattgttcGATTTAATAATATCTCATGTCCCTTCAATCGCTGTTAATGTTACGGGGAACTTGTGAACATTTGGTACATTTAGgagaacaaaagcaaaaatgtgtttcttcaaaagaaaagatcatgcaACATTAACATGGATTTCATGAGTGAATAGGATAACGTCGGATTTGGCGCTATCTAGAAAAGTGCAAACTCGTTCactcttttttattctagactTCTCCACTtgtaaatttcaatgaacaaaagtGTGGCTTTGCACTTTGCAGTGATTGCATGAATTTATCTTTCACTAGGGGTATATCTTAGCGTGAATTACTTCTTGACTGATTGGTCTTTATTTCTAATTAAccatttttagtaatttctcaCGAATTCTCTTACTATCTACAGCTGATGACATGCGCCTTTTTGCGCTCCGTCTTGTGCCTGTTGCAGTATtgaatctcttctttttcttgggtaCAATAAGTCCTTTTTCTCTTCACACCTATGAAGCTCTCATTCAGCACTTTGACAAACAAAAATTGtatgtgtaatttttttttttgacactaTGCTAATCAATGgccaaatttcaatatagtccaCTTCCTAGCAGCAAAATTCATACTTGGAGCTCCGTGTGTGTTGATACTTCTAATCTTGAAGTGGATGAGAAGGCATCAGGTGGCCGACGCAAATATCGAAGAATTCCTACTAGCTCACAACAACTTTTtgcccataaggtactcttactcgGATATAAAGAAGAtcacacaaaatttcaaatgcaagtTAGGTGAAGGGGATATGGTTCTGTATACAGAGGAATACTTAGAAGTGGCAATGAAGTCGCAGgttaagattttgaacaaatcaaaatctaatgGCCAGGATTTTATAAGCGAAGTGGCCACAATTGGAAGGATCCACCACATTAATGTGGTGCAACTTGTTGGTTTTTGCTTCGATTACTCCAAACAAGCTCTTGTCTATGATTTCATGCCGAATGGATCTTTGGATAAACACATTTCCTataaggatgatgatgatcctCTTAATTCTAAGAAAATGTATGAGATCTCTCTTGGCATAGCTAGAGGGATAGAGTATCTACATCGGGGATGTGATATGAAAATTCTACATTTTGACATCAAGCCTCACAACATTCTCCTAGACCGAAGTTTCACTCCGaaagtttctgactttggacttgcaagACTTTATCCCAGCGATCGCAATATAGTATTGCTGATTGCagcaagaggaaccttgggTTATATGGCTCTGAGCTATTCTATAAAGACATTGGTGGCATTTCTTACAAAGccgatgtttatagttttgggatGTTATTAATGGAAATGGCTGGTAGAAGGAGAAATCTAAATGCACATGCAGAGCGTTCGagtcaaatttactttcctttgtgGCTTTATGATCAACTTGGTAAAAAAAGGAACTTGAAAGGGTGGATGTcatagaagaggaaagagaaacaacAAGGAAGATGATAATCGTTGCATTGTGGTGTATACAATTGAGCCCTAATGATCGGCGTCGATGAGGAAAGTCCTAGATATGCTTGAAGGAGATATGGATAGATGCAATTGCCTCCAAAACCACATTTGTATCCAATGGAGGCACCGGTTGATGATGTTGACGCTGAGATAGAACTTGAAACAGTCTCATCTTCGTCAAGTACTCCGATAGTTTCTAGTGGTTACCAATTTTAGCATGACCATGAGTTTACGAAATCATGTTTTTGTGATTGTTCCCTTATAATGAGAAGCAAAAATTATAAGTAGTACTATCAACATGTATCATCATTTAAAATGTAATTTGCAAAacttttacatatttttcttatGGCACTAGTTTTTTTTATCAGCCGAGTTATGccaattttttataaatgatgatGAATGTTGTATGgcattcattcaatttttgtttcatgtGAATCCTATTGGTATaataagataattttttattcgtGTCAATGTTTGCATTTTGAGCAACAAATCTCTCATTTCCAGCAAAATCTCTCATCCCCACCCTTTGACCTCTATTTGATCACCTACGTTGAAGATAGCTACCTGCTCAAGCTATCTCCAACTTGGACCTCATGTCACGGGATGGGTCCAAGCCTAACCGA
This region of Eucalyptus grandis isolate ANBG69807.140 chromosome 8, ASM1654582v1, whole genome shotgun sequence genomic DNA includes:
- the LOC120287025 gene encoding rust resistance kinase Lr10-like; protein product: MVLYTEEYLEVAMKSQVKILNKSKSNGQDFISEVATIGRIHHINVVQLVGFCFDYSKQALVYDFMPNGSLDKHISYKDDDDPLNSKKMYEISLGIARGIEYLHRGCDMKILHFDIKPHNILLDRSFTPKVSDFGLARLYPSDRNIVLLIAARGTLGYMALSYSIKTLVAFLTKPMFIVLGCY